The Streptomyces sp. NL15-2K genome contains a region encoding:
- a CDS encoding RidA family protein: MALTLVNPSGLPEIDVYRQVSIASGSKLVFVAGQVAWDAQGVTVGEGDLAAQVEQCYLNIGTALAGVGGSFDDVAKLTFYVVDWTADKMPALLEGISRAAAKLGVTPVPPATLIGVAALDVPEHLVEIEATAILD; the protein is encoded by the coding sequence GTGGCCCTCACCTTGGTGAACCCCAGCGGATTGCCCGAAATCGATGTCTACCGGCAGGTGTCGATCGCATCCGGTTCGAAACTGGTCTTCGTCGCGGGGCAGGTGGCCTGGGATGCCCAGGGGGTCACGGTCGGCGAAGGCGACCTCGCCGCTCAGGTCGAGCAGTGCTACCTCAACATCGGCACCGCCCTGGCCGGGGTCGGCGGCTCCTTCGACGACGTGGCGAAACTGACCTTCTACGTCGTCGACTGGACCGCCGACAAGATGCCCGCGCTCCTGGAGGGCATCTCCCGGGCCGCCGCGAAGCTGGGGGTCACCCCGGTTCCGCCGGCCACGCTGATAGGCGTTGCGGCACTGGACGTCCCCGAACACCTGGTCGAGATCGAAGCCACCGCGATCCTCGACTGA
- a CDS encoding helix-turn-helix domain-containing protein: protein MVTKQFGGSPEEADLMRADSLAREIFSDVANKWAFLIIETLGERTLRFSELRNEIDGISHKMLTQNLRMLERNGLVERTVHPTVPPRVEYTLTEPGQGLRATVDGMCDWTHTYLGDIEAARRRFET from the coding sequence ATGGTGACCAAGCAGTTCGGGGGCTCACCCGAGGAAGCGGACCTGATGCGCGCGGATTCCTTGGCGCGTGAGATCTTCTCCGACGTCGCCAACAAGTGGGCGTTCCTGATCATCGAGACTCTCGGTGAACGCACACTGCGCTTCAGCGAACTGCGGAACGAGATCGACGGCATCAGCCACAAGATGCTGACCCAGAACCTACGCATGCTGGAGCGCAACGGCTTGGTCGAGCGCACCGTGCACCCCACGGTGCCGCCCCGGGTCGAGTACACCCTCACCGAGCCGGGCCAGGGCCTGCGCGCAACCGTCGATGGAATGTGCGACTGGACCCACACCTACCTGGGTGACATCGAGGCCGCCCGCCGCCGCTTCGAGACCTGA
- a CDS encoding RidA family protein encodes MSLTAGPRARLDELGLRLPGVSPPKGAYIPALRSGSHVYVAGQVPMENGELVATGRVGAAVTPADAKELSKRCALAALAAVDSVVGLDSVVRVVKVTGYVASAPGFTGQPGVVDGASDLFVSVFGEAGRHARSVVGVADLPLGSPVEIEVVVEIGVEVSG; translated from the coding sequence ATGTCGTTGACTGCAGGTCCTCGCGCCCGACTCGACGAACTCGGCCTCCGACTTCCCGGGGTGAGCCCCCCTAAGGGGGCGTACATCCCGGCACTTCGCAGTGGCAGCCACGTGTACGTCGCGGGCCAGGTGCCCATGGAGAACGGCGAACTCGTCGCCACGGGCAGGGTGGGGGCCGCTGTCACGCCGGCGGACGCGAAGGAGCTGAGCAAGCGGTGCGCTCTGGCCGCGCTCGCCGCCGTGGACTCGGTCGTGGGTCTGGACAGCGTCGTACGGGTGGTGAAGGTGACGGGGTACGTCGCCTCCGCCCCCGGCTTCACCGGTCAGCCCGGGGTGGTCGACGGAGCCAGCGACCTCTTCGTCTCCGTCTTCGGCGAGGCGGGGCGGCATGCGCGCAGCGTCGTCGGGGTCGCCGACCTTCCGCTCGGCTCACCTGTCGAGATCGAGGTCGTCGTCGAGATCGGCGTCGAGGTCAGCGGCTGA
- a CDS encoding PhzF family phenazine biosynthesis isomerase, whose protein sequence is MQVLRYTAFTTDPVGGNPAGVVLDATGADEATMLATAADIGYSETAFLVPPEGDGGDGEDGDKGAFGIRYFSPRAEVPFCGHATIATAVAHAERHGVGTLRLRTKAGPVTVTTRALEDGPVAATLVSVAPRTAPIPDPVLAELLAALRWSADDLDPGLPPRAAYGGAWHPIIAAAGRERLADLDYDFDALAELMDREGWVTVDLVQRESPTVYHARNPFPPGGVVEDPATGAAAAAFGGYLRELGLVTPPTTLTVHQGYDMGRPSTITVSVPAEPGSGIGVSGSAVPL, encoded by the coding sequence ATGCAGGTTCTCCGATACACAGCGTTCACCACCGACCCGGTCGGCGGCAATCCCGCCGGAGTGGTCCTCGACGCCACCGGAGCCGACGAGGCGACGATGCTGGCGACGGCCGCGGACATCGGCTACTCCGAGACGGCGTTCCTCGTGCCGCCGGAGGGAGACGGGGGAGACGGCGAAGACGGGGACAAGGGCGCATTCGGCATCCGGTACTTCAGCCCGCGCGCGGAGGTGCCGTTCTGCGGGCACGCCACCATCGCCACGGCGGTCGCCCACGCCGAGCGCCATGGTGTCGGCACGCTGCGGTTGCGCACCAAAGCGGGCCCGGTCACCGTCACCACCCGCGCCTTGGAGGACGGTCCGGTCGCCGCGACGCTGGTGAGCGTCGCACCGCGCACGGCGCCCATTCCCGACCCCGTACTCGCCGAACTGCTCGCCGCTCTGCGCTGGTCGGCCGATGACCTGGACCCCGGCCTGCCGCCACGCGCGGCATACGGCGGCGCCTGGCACCCGATCATCGCCGCGGCCGGCCGTGAACGGCTGGCCGACCTGGACTACGACTTCGACGCACTCGCCGAGCTGATGGACCGTGAGGGCTGGGTCACCGTCGACCTCGTCCAGCGGGAGTCCCCGACGGTGTACCACGCGCGAAACCCCTTCCCGCCGGGCGGAGTCGTCGAGGATCCCGCCACAGGCGCGGCGGCTGCCGCGTTCGGCGGATATCTGCGGGAGCTGGGACTGGTGACCCCGCCCACCACCCTGACGGTTCATCAGGGCTACGACATGGGACGGCCCAGCACCATCACCGTGTCGGTGCCTGCGGAGCCGGGCAGCGGTATCGGGGTCTCGGGAAGCGCCGTGCCGCTCTAG
- a CDS encoding proline hydroxylase translates to MRTADLPVGSPTAPHDTFFHVTTSSTFTRGDIIDLAAGRCAAVRVPEFVPRAVCEEILHALENAPFDSYGRQRVQPPVLRFGVGVSDHRAKGAVAAGYWPAVEAGRRAWQGLGLPYDPFEKCREALAVDWPGTVAVGRRGGREMAPGVAREPNDGFQVHFDDALREFEGDLLDAPLVAQFAFNLYLSVPEAGGETVIWRHRWHPRDEAFRLPQSYGYAEAVVGDAESVEIKPAVGEALLLDPRNFHAVRAGRGARRIALGFSMGLTATGELLTWG, encoded by the coding sequence ATGCGTACTGCCGATTTACCCGTTGGTTCACCGACCGCTCCGCATGACACCTTCTTCCACGTCACCACCTCGTCCACTTTCACCCGCGGGGACATCATCGATCTCGCGGCCGGACGGTGTGCGGCCGTACGCGTGCCCGAATTCGTGCCGAGGGCCGTGTGCGAGGAGATCCTGCACGCCCTGGAGAACGCCCCGTTCGATTCCTACGGCAGGCAACGCGTCCAGCCTCCGGTGCTGCGGTTCGGCGTCGGCGTCAGCGACCATCGCGCGAAAGGCGCGGTCGCCGCCGGCTACTGGCCCGCCGTCGAGGCCGGTCGCCGTGCCTGGCAGGGGCTCGGACTCCCGTACGACCCCTTCGAGAAGTGCCGGGAAGCGCTGGCCGTGGACTGGCCGGGGACCGTGGCGGTGGGACGCCGTGGCGGCCGGGAGATGGCACCCGGGGTCGCCCGCGAGCCGAACGACGGCTTCCAGGTCCACTTCGACGACGCCCTGCGCGAGTTCGAGGGCGACCTGCTCGACGCACCCTTGGTGGCGCAGTTCGCGTTCAACCTCTACCTGAGTGTGCCGGAGGCCGGGGGAGAGACCGTGATCTGGCGACACCGCTGGCATCCGCGCGACGAGGCGTTCCGGCTGCCGCAGTCCTACGGCTATGCCGAGGCGGTGGTGGGCGACGCCGAATCGGTCGAGATCAAACCCGCGGTGGGGGAGGCGCTGCTGCTCGACCCGCGGAACTTCCACGCGGTGCGGGCGGGCCGGGGCGCACGGCGTATCGCGCTGGGGTTCTCCATGGGGCTCACCGCGACCGGGGAATTGCTCACCTGGGGGTGA
- a CDS encoding alpha/beta fold hydrolase yields MGIPRPVHLVFVHGLFGDAGTWGVFKRRIAADRTLKGRVVVHCFEYNSPKFRLRPDRRISEINDIADQLGTWLKTRCADGAPIVLATHSQGGLVVQRFLARKLADALGRELAQIKRIVMYACPNSGSGFFFFLRKFLWFWNHPQERELRPISNRHVQEARARVIKSVVHARTLSETECPIPIYAYGGATDNVVLAVDAKTGFTDGGVVEGDHFTIVQPANRKAQSYHVLKAAIEGAAESSQEPLLPQEPPKSPESADDEQGPYSVTLPFKDGTLHGQDRKGIVSAILSAGHDERVHVLAGPGGRGKSRMALEAAYLARERGRHVWWVRADRLSQSMLEVARLVGIPASITDATWRGNGSQTDLIWSYLNAMEEPWLLVFDNVDEPRQLGPGGGAVSDGTGWLRAPTAPDGLVIVTGRDRSRQVWGRWSRVHDVPLLDERDSASLLMERAGRQCGTMEQARLLARQLGGIPLALVAAADYIREVAESGVSLDGTEAKDFESYGEALRRLFDSPAGTRSEQTGELLGLEKVGHVYRMSLRLLEQRGLHQAAPLLKALACLSNTPIPLRLMVRGDALERSPLFAGSTSEQRRRALSGLENLGLVEVAPVHETSDRYLSQVLSLHPVVRGIFRDDDDVRRRHAEYFGLNVRMLLDAVRDRDPDQPRSWQTWATVAPHCIEVTRALLHRRTTGGRAVPTGDQDLIARALELARLTTRYLLVASLLREARDLLLPIIAACESLGYHCDDREILALRHEKGRISLEYGEHQDAEEELRRVVAGRAVALGEKHSDTLASRHKLARAILEQNRWGEAEQVLRAVVEDERQNPERGPEHSDTLVVWHSLARTVMSQGRVTEAETDLREILRVRLATGEPSTPETLHVRETLARCLLEQERVVEAEREIRGALECAERSVDSHPVLRLRYQLGLALLMQLRVPETVELLTALLGDQRRVLGEDHGEVRRTSDLLNKTLKDL; encoded by the coding sequence ATGGGGATACCCAGACCCGTTCATCTGGTCTTTGTGCATGGCCTTTTCGGGGATGCCGGTACGTGGGGCGTCTTCAAGAGGCGTATTGCCGCGGACCGGACGCTCAAGGGGCGCGTCGTCGTGCACTGCTTCGAGTACAACTCGCCCAAGTTCCGTCTGCGGCCGGACCGCCGGATCTCCGAAATCAACGACATCGCGGACCAGTTGGGGACCTGGCTGAAAACACGCTGTGCCGACGGCGCGCCGATCGTGCTCGCCACGCACAGTCAGGGCGGGCTGGTCGTCCAGCGGTTCCTCGCCCGCAAGCTGGCCGACGCCCTGGGCCGTGAGCTCGCGCAGATCAAGCGCATCGTGATGTACGCGTGTCCCAACAGCGGCTCGGGATTCTTTTTCTTTCTCAGGAAGTTTCTCTGGTTCTGGAACCATCCCCAGGAGCGGGAACTGCGTCCGATCAGCAATCGGCATGTTCAGGAGGCGCGGGCGCGAGTCATCAAGTCCGTGGTGCATGCCCGCACGCTCAGTGAGACGGAATGCCCAATTCCTATATATGCGTACGGAGGGGCGACCGACAACGTAGTACTCGCTGTTGACGCGAAAACGGGCTTCACCGACGGTGGCGTCGTCGAGGGAGACCATTTCACCATCGTCCAGCCCGCCAACAGGAAGGCGCAGTCCTACCACGTGCTGAAAGCCGCGATCGAAGGAGCGGCCGAGTCTTCCCAGGAGCCTCTCTTACCTCAGGAACCCCCGAAATCCCCTGAATCGGCCGATGACGAGCAGGGGCCCTACTCCGTCACTCTGCCGTTCAAGGACGGCACGCTCCATGGCCAGGACCGAAAGGGCATCGTCTCCGCGATCCTCTCGGCCGGACACGACGAACGCGTCCATGTCCTGGCGGGACCCGGGGGCCGCGGAAAGAGCCGGATGGCCCTGGAAGCCGCGTATCTCGCGCGTGAGCGGGGGCGGCACGTGTGGTGGGTCAGGGCCGACCGGCTGAGCCAGAGCATGCTGGAGGTCGCCCGGCTCGTCGGCATACCCGCCAGCATCACCGATGCCACCTGGCGTGGCAACGGCAGCCAGACGGACCTGATCTGGAGCTACCTCAACGCGATGGAGGAACCGTGGCTGCTGGTCTTCGACAACGTCGACGAGCCGCGGCAGCTCGGGCCGGGCGGCGGAGCGGTCTCGGACGGCACCGGCTGGTTGCGGGCCCCCACGGCCCCCGACGGGCTGGTGATCGTCACCGGCAGGGACCGGAGCCGGCAGGTCTGGGGCCGCTGGAGCCGCGTGCACGACGTACCGCTGCTCGATGAACGTGACAGCGCGTCGCTGCTCATGGAGCGTGCCGGGCGGCAGTGCGGAACGATGGAGCAGGCGCGCCTGCTGGCACGCCAGCTGGGCGGCATCCCCCTGGCCCTGGTGGCCGCCGCCGACTACATCAGGGAGGTCGCCGAGTCGGGAGTGTCGCTCGACGGCACGGAAGCCAAGGACTTCGAGAGCTACGGCGAGGCCCTTCGACGCCTCTTCGATTCCCCGGCGGGGACCCGGAGCGAGCAGACCGGCGAACTGCTCGGGCTGGAGAAGGTCGGGCACGTCTACCGCATGTCCCTGCGGCTGCTGGAACAGCGCGGGCTTCACCAGGCGGCGCCCTTGCTGAAAGCGCTCGCCTGTCTGAGCAACACTCCGATACCCCTGCGCCTCATGGTGCGCGGTGACGCCCTGGAACGGTCCCCGCTCTTCGCGGGCTCGACGTCCGAGCAGCGCCGCAGAGCGCTCTCGGGACTGGAGAACCTCGGTCTGGTCGAGGTGGCACCGGTGCACGAGACCAGCGACCGGTATCTGTCACAGGTGCTGTCGCTGCATCCGGTGGTGCGGGGCATCTTCCGCGACGACGACGACGTCAGGCGCCGGCACGCCGAGTACTTCGGGCTCAACGTGCGGATGCTGCTCGACGCGGTGCGGGACCGGGACCCGGACCAGCCGCGCAGTTGGCAGACGTGGGCCACCGTCGCACCGCACTGCATCGAGGTGACGCGGGCCCTCCTGCACCGCCGTACCACCGGCGGTCGGGCCGTGCCGACAGGAGACCAGGACCTGATCGCACGCGCTCTGGAGCTCGCTCGGCTCACCACCCGCTATCTCCTGGTGGCGAGCCTGCTCAGGGAGGCCCGTGATCTGCTGCTGCCGATCATCGCCGCGTGCGAGTCGCTGGGCTATCACTGCGACGACCGGGAGATCCTCGCGCTGCGCCACGAGAAAGGCCGTATCTCGCTGGAGTACGGCGAACACCAGGATGCGGAGGAGGAACTGCGCAGGGTCGTCGCGGGACGCGCCGTCGCCCTGGGCGAGAAGCACTCCGACACGCTCGCCAGCCGCCACAAGCTGGCCCGGGCCATCCTGGAGCAGAACAGGTGGGGCGAGGCGGAGCAGGTGCTGCGCGCGGTCGTGGAGGACGAGCGGCAGAACCCCGAGCGTGGACCGGAGCACTCGGACACGCTCGTCGTCTGGCACAGCCTGGCGCGGACGGTCATGTCGCAGGGGCGCGTCACGGAGGCGGAGACGGACCTCCGGGAGATCCTGCGCGTCCGGCTGGCCACCGGAGAGCCCAGCACACCGGAGACCCTGCATGTGCGGGAGACGCTGGCCCGCTGTCTGCTGGAGCAGGAACGGGTCGTGGAGGCGGAGCGGGAGATCCGGGGCGCACTGGAGTGCGCCGAGCGGTCCGTCGACTCCCACCCGGTCCTACGTCTGCGGTATCAACTCGGCCTCGCACTGCTGATGCAACTGCGCGTACCGGAAACAGTGGAGTTGCTCACCGCGCTGCTCGGAGATCAACGCAGAGTGCTCGGCGAGGATCACGGGGAAGTGCGACGGACCAGCGATCTGCTGAACAAAACATTGAAAGACTTGTAA
- a CDS encoding FAD-dependent oxidoreductase, which translates to MHDGDVVVIGGGYAGVRLAKRLDGTARVTLVDRKEIFFHRIASLRAGVRPEWTVTPFIPYDRLLRNGRVAVGKAVRIDTSERQVVLATGERLPYDVVVIATGADYPEPARFTGTTTEEAAKTFAAHQQKIAAAEHVLVVGGGPSGVELSAEIRLARPDARVTLAHDGPALLHSTGSGRAGDKARAWLESHGVEVRLDSFMSPGNDFGTYRDARGDIVDADVSFWATGTTPNTLWVRLAGHGDWLNPAGHIKVDRTLRVEGKPDVYAVGDVNDATELKITPAALAQADLAAHNIRVYLQSSGRHRKEPRFYRPIHRTPLIVPFGSADGVTVLPVPGGETAVLGGRTSTLAKAKTLMTPYMRRQLGYTAA; encoded by the coding sequence GTGCATGACGGCGACGTAGTGGTGATCGGCGGCGGCTATGCCGGCGTGCGGCTGGCGAAACGGCTGGACGGGACCGCGCGGGTCACGCTGGTGGACCGTAAGGAGATCTTCTTCCACCGCATCGCCTCCCTGCGTGCCGGTGTGCGTCCGGAGTGGACGGTGACCCCCTTCATCCCGTACGACCGGCTGCTGCGCAACGGACGGGTGGCCGTGGGCAAGGCGGTCCGTATCGACACCTCCGAGCGGCAGGTGGTGCTGGCCACGGGCGAACGGCTGCCGTACGACGTGGTGGTGATCGCCACCGGCGCCGACTACCCGGAGCCCGCCCGCTTCACCGGCACCACCACCGAGGAAGCGGCCAAGACGTTCGCCGCGCACCAGCAGAAGATCGCCGCCGCCGAGCACGTCCTCGTCGTCGGCGGCGGCCCCTCCGGCGTCGAGCTCAGCGCCGAGATCCGCCTGGCCCGGCCGGACGCCCGGGTCACGCTCGCCCACGACGGACCTGCCCTGCTCCACTCCACGGGCAGCGGGCGGGCCGGGGACAAGGCCCGCGCCTGGCTGGAGTCCCACGGCGTGGAGGTCCGGCTCGACTCCTTCATGTCCCCCGGCAACGACTTCGGCACCTATCGCGACGCCCGGGGCGACATCGTCGACGCCGACGTCTCCTTCTGGGCGACGGGCACCACCCCCAACACCCTGTGGGTGCGGCTGGCCGGGCACGGAGACTGGCTGAACCCGGCCGGGCACATCAAGGTCGACCGCACCCTCCGCGTCGAGGGGAAACCGGACGTGTACGCGGTCGGCGACGTGAACGACGCCACCGAGCTCAAGATCACCCCCGCCGCGCTCGCCCAGGCGGACCTCGCCGCCCACAACATCCGCGTCTACCTGCAGAGTTCCGGCCGGCACCGCAAGGAGCCCCGCTTCTACCGGCCGATCCACCGCACCCCCCTCATCGTGCCCTTCGGCTCGGCCGACGGAGTGACCGTCTTGCCCGTGCCGGGTGGCGAGACCGCGGTCCTCGGCGGCCGTACCAGCACCCTGGCCAAGGCGAAGACCCTCATGACCCCGTACATGAGGCGTCAACTCGGATACACGGCGGCCTGA
- a CDS encoding SAM-dependent methyltransferase, whose product MTSVPIDTSRPHPARMYDYYLGGKDHYPVDEEAAERVISLVPDIKQVARINRRFMHRAVRLLAERGIRQYLDIGTGIPTEPNLHQVVQGVEPSARVMYVDNDPIVLRHAEALLRSTPEGLTRYAQADAREPDKIIAAARDILDFDQPVALSMVALLHFLSDEHDPYGLVDALLAPLPSGSCVVLSHVTGDFDPEGWGKAVEIYRQSGVPAQVRSRDEFARFFSGMELIEPGVQVATRWHPEPGRTADENDKTALYVGVAQK is encoded by the coding sequence ATGACCTCAGTGCCGATCGACACCAGCCGTCCCCACCCAGCTCGTATGTACGACTACTACCTCGGCGGGAAGGACCACTACCCCGTCGACGAAGAGGCGGCCGAGCGGGTGATATCCCTGGTGCCCGACATCAAGCAGGTTGCGCGGATCAACAGGCGGTTCATGCATCGGGCCGTCCGGCTGCTGGCCGAGCGAGGGATTCGTCAGTACCTCGACATCGGAACCGGTATCCCGACAGAACCCAATCTCCATCAGGTGGTTCAGGGGGTGGAGCCCAGCGCGCGTGTCATGTACGTCGACAACGACCCGATCGTTCTGCGGCACGCGGAAGCGCTCCTGCGGAGCACGCCTGAGGGTCTGACGAGGTACGCGCAGGCGGATGCCCGGGAACCCGACAAGATCATTGCCGCCGCGCGGGACATCCTCGACTTCGATCAGCCCGTCGCACTCTCCATGGTCGCGCTGCTGCACTTCCTGTCCGACGAGCACGATCCCTACGGACTCGTCGACGCCTTGCTGGCGCCGCTTCCTTCTGGGAGCTGCGTGGTGCTCTCTCACGTGACCGGCGACTTCGACCCGGAGGGATGGGGCAAGGCCGTCGAGATCTACCGGCAGAGCGGCGTACCGGCCCAGGTGCGCTCGCGGGACGAGTTCGCCCGCTTCTTCTCCGGCATGGAGCTCATCGAGCCGGGGGTGCAGGTCGCCACCCGGTGGCACCCCGAGCCCGGCCGGACGGCCGACGAGAACGACAAGACCGCGCTGTATGTAGGGGTGGCGCAGAAATAG
- a CDS encoding TetR/AcrR family transcriptional regulator: MVRRNDQRRAALVDAAIEVLAREGARGLTFRAVDAEAAVPAGTASNYFANRDDLLTQAGARVYERLQPDEATIARQRAAGRDRETYAELMRELVGRVASFRTGYLALLELRLEATRRPELRKVLTERVRADVDANVAYHEASGLPGDAMAVKLLMLALNWLIVEQLTLPDVYTEAEREQLVTAVVERVVTTE; encoded by the coding sequence ATGGTGAGACGGAACGACCAGCGGCGCGCCGCCCTCGTCGACGCCGCGATCGAGGTGCTGGCCAGGGAAGGCGCACGAGGCCTGACGTTCCGGGCGGTGGACGCCGAGGCCGCCGTACCCGCCGGTACGGCGTCCAACTACTTCGCCAACCGCGACGACCTGCTCACCCAGGCCGGCGCCCGGGTCTACGAGCGGCTCCAGCCCGACGAGGCCACCATCGCCCGCCAGCGGGCGGCCGGCCGCGACCGGGAGACCTACGCGGAGCTGATGCGCGAACTCGTCGGCCGCGTCGCCTCCTTCCGCACCGGCTACCTCGCGCTGCTCGAACTGCGCCTGGAGGCCACCCGCCGCCCCGAACTGCGCAAGGTCCTCACCGAGCGGGTCCGGGCGGACGTGGACGCCAACGTCGCCTACCACGAGGCCTCCGGCCTCCCCGGCGACGCCATGGCCGTCAAGCTGCTCATGCTGGCTCTGAACTGGCTGATCGTCGAGCAGCTCACCCTGCCGGACGTCTACACGGAGGCGGAGCGCGAACAGCTGGTGACGGCCGTGGTGGAGCGTGTCGTGACGACGGAGTAG
- a CDS encoding AfsR/SARP family transcriptional regulator, whose product MEFRVLGPVEAVMGGERVALSGSKIHTVLAALLLSQDRVVSDARLSSLLWGWEPPATASAQIYTYMSRLRKQLGEEAEIVRRPPGYVLRAPGARVDLVEFRQLERDGRRALAERRFEEASELLRRALRLWRGAALANVTEHMLDAELAPLEEKRMLALESRIEADLELGRHEQVTAELTGLVAGFPVRERLRAQLMTALYRCGRQADALHAYYEGRKVLAEQLGIDPGEVLGSTYQAVLGGELGLGRAAGASSGRAVPVPSMLPATDGELVGRQRELDALRGRLGHDGGEEQRRILVTGMAGIGKTALAVRAAAENGEFFPDGLLYAELCGLDGAPRAPRAVLAQLLRALGEGDPNLPAGDLDELVRLYRTRTAGRRLLLVLDNVSGDRQLAPLLPAGPSAVLITSRRRLARVTAGDTFALPLLDDEAGLDLLAARAGRQRLLADPDASDDLVAYCGGLPLALAIAGARLAARPHWTVARLAGRLADPATRLAELSFGDLDLSRVLGSSMEQLEMLERTVLGGLAETEGEPISALWAGDRLGLSEDAAENALESLVDAALLELSGLDDQGRPLYRCHELVRLLAAARPQGPGKPERAGQETWERQDPIAGTVRIDGTATAATAAAVRAG is encoded by the coding sequence ATGGAGTTTCGGGTCCTAGGGCCGGTGGAGGCCGTGATGGGGGGCGAACGGGTCGCCCTCTCCGGTTCGAAGATTCATACCGTGCTTGCGGCCCTGTTGCTGTCACAGGACCGGGTCGTGTCCGACGCTCGGCTCAGCTCTCTGTTGTGGGGCTGGGAACCGCCGGCGACAGCGAGTGCGCAGATCTACACGTACATGTCGCGGCTGCGCAAGCAGTTGGGGGAGGAAGCGGAGATCGTACGGCGGCCTCCCGGGTACGTGCTGCGGGCGCCCGGCGCCCGTGTGGACCTCGTCGAGTTCCGGCAGTTGGAGCGGGACGGGCGGCGGGCGCTGGCGGAGCGGCGGTTCGAGGAGGCCTCGGAGTTGCTGCGCCGGGCGCTGCGGCTGTGGCGCGGGGCGGCGCTCGCGAACGTCACCGAGCACATGCTGGACGCCGAGCTCGCGCCGCTTGAGGAGAAGCGGATGCTCGCCCTGGAGTCCCGGATCGAGGCCGATCTGGAGCTGGGGCGGCACGAACAGGTGACCGCGGAGCTGACCGGGCTGGTCGCCGGGTTCCCCGTACGGGAGCGGCTGCGGGCCCAGTTGATGACCGCGCTGTACCGGTGCGGGCGGCAGGCCGACGCGCTGCACGCCTATTACGAGGGACGCAAGGTGCTCGCCGAGCAGCTCGGGATCGATCCCGGCGAGGTGCTGGGGTCGACCTATCAGGCCGTGCTCGGCGGGGAGTTGGGGCTCGGGCGGGCCGCCGGGGCGTCCAGCGGACGTGCCGTTCCCGTGCCGTCCATGCTGCCCGCCACCGACGGCGAGCTCGTCGGGAGGCAGCGTGAGCTCGATGCGCTGCGGGGGCGGCTCGGCCACGACGGCGGCGAGGAACAGCGGCGGATCCTGGTGACCGGCATGGCAGGCATCGGCAAGACCGCGCTCGCGGTACGGGCGGCGGCCGAGAACGGGGAGTTCTTCCCGGACGGGCTGCTGTACGCCGAGCTGTGCGGGCTGGACGGTGCTCCCCGCGCTCCGCGCGCCGTGCTGGCGCAGCTGCTGCGGGCGCTCGGAGAGGGTGATCCGAACCTGCCCGCCGGGGATCTGGACGAGCTGGTACGGCTGTACCGGACGCGGACCGCCGGGCGGCGGCTGCTGCTGGTGCTGGACAACGTCTCCGGCGACCGGCAGCTCGCGCCGCTGCTGCCGGCCGGGCCGTCCGCCGTACTCATCACCAGCAGGCGGCGGCTGGCCCGGGTCACCGCGGGCGACACGTTCGCGCTGCCGCTGCTCGACGACGAGGCGGGCCTGGATCTGCTGGCCGCGCGGGCGGGACGGCAGCGGCTGCTGGCGGACCCGGACGCGTCCGACGACCTCGTGGCGTACTGCGGCGGGCTGCCGCTGGCGCTCGCCATCGCGGGCGCCCGGCTCGCGGCCCGTCCGCACTGGACGGTGGCCCGGCTGGCCGGCCGGCTCGCCGACCCGGCCACGCGGCTGGCCGAACTCTCCTTCGGCGACCTGGACCTGAGCCGGGTGCTGGGGTCCTCGATGGAGCAGCTGGAGATGCTGGAGCGGACGGTGCTGGGCGGGCTCGCGGAGACGGAGGGCGAGCCGATCTCCGCCCTGTGGGCGGGTGACCGGCTCGGGCTGTCGGAGGACGCGGCGGAGAACGCCCTGGAGTCACTCGTCGACGCAGCGCTCCTGGAACTGTCGGGACTGGACGACCAGGGCCGGCCGCTGTACCGCTGCCACGAACTCGTACGACTGCTCGCCGCCGCCCGCCCGCAGGGTCCGGGGAAGCCGGAGCGGGCCGGGCAGGAGACGTGGGAACGGCAGGACCCGATCGCCGGGACGGTCCGGATCGACGGTACGGCGACGGCCGCGACCGCGGCCGCCGTCCGGGCGGGGTGA